Proteins from one Impatiens glandulifera chromosome 2, dImpGla2.1, whole genome shotgun sequence genomic window:
- the LOC124924850 gene encoding protein ACCELERATED CELL DEATH 6-like, producing the protein MGVSDLEIGMSYDRRRWRSQLNQLLQQQQQQNGKHVVVEVDMQSSSSEQHTTELVGIIKSIDPTPPPPPMVLMDLRLHRATIEGNQRKFIDTLVTVSTEKGLPVTSILDQLTPLGNTFLHLATDFGHFDLVAHLAFSFPHLLNTTNGRGDTPFILAARSPQSLSNFITHIHEFTPYFVDMFKITNNDGNTALHQALITNHNADILDLLLQLLRGDKEVPFCYANQQGKTPLYIAIETGQITIVTKMLRLLPENPDEIKIAGKSPIDAAIKAMNTDMLVMVCEKIPSLIHTRVAEDGGTPLHCAASVGYYKGVEFFLNRFSEFILEHDNNGLLPIHIASQKGYVKIVKKILDEYPDSRELLTAKRENILHIASKFGKIGVVEYILKTPYFGVLINQKDNNGNTPLHLATMNWFPKIVSCLTWESSVELNIVNDDGMTALDIVEEFGGISPSFRKRLTWIALKAAGGKPSRAPNKLNNMDSILIQNDGAQSRVDYKDRVNTLLLVSTLVATVTFAAGFTMPGGYNNTLSDPFLGQATMLNKRAFQTFVICDAIAMYSAVIVAVTLIWAQLGDVHLVFSSISLAMPLLGVSLLAMSTAFLAGVWLVITKLGWLSHLILIIGIVFLSILLALYIPLIVPTTSKNYVIRYISYYFFFQLMLIASGSNAADDEEVEDGAA; encoded by the exons ATGGGTGTTTCAGATTTGGAGATCGGCATGTCATACGATAGACGACGCTGGCGAAGTCAACTTAATCAATTgctccaacaacaacaacaacaaaatggTAAACATGTAGTAGTAGAAGTAGATATGCAGAGTTCATCCTCAGAGCAACATACCACTGAATTAGTAGGAATAATAAAGTCTATTGATCctactcctcctcctcctcctatgGTGCTGATGGACCTCCGACTCCACAGGGCTACAATTGAAGGCAACCAACGTAAATTCATCGACACCTTGGTCACTGTCTCCACCGAAAAGGGTCTGCCGGTCACCTCCATTCTCGACCAGCTCACCCCATTAGGCAACACCTTCCTCCACCTCGCAACGGATTTTGGCCATTTTGACTTGGTTGCCCACCTGGCTTTCAGTTTTCCTCATTTACTAAATACAACAAACGGAAGAGGCGACACTCCTTTCATTCTAGCTGCTAGATCCCCACAATCCCTGTCTAATTTCATTACCCATATCCATGAATTCACTCCTTACTTTGTCGACATGTTTAAGATCACCAATAATGACGGGAATACTGCTCTTCACCAGGCCTTGATTACTAACCATAATGCAGATATTCTGGATTTGTTACTTCAATTGCTTCGAGGAGACAAAGAAGTCCCATTTTGTTATGCAAATCAACAGGGGAAAACGCCATTGTATATTGCCATTGAAACTGGTCAGATTACCATCGTTACCAAAATGTTGAGGCTGCTTCCTGAAAACCCGGATGAGATCAAAATTGCAGGAAAGTCGCCTATTGATGCAGCAATTAAAGCAATGAATACAG ACATGTTAGTGATGGTGTGTGAAAAAATACCTTCATTAATTCATACAAGAGTTGCTGAAGATGGTGGGACTCCACTCCATTGTGCTGCCTCTGTTGGATACTATAAAGGCGTTGAGTTCTTTTTGAATCGATTCTCGGAATTCATTTTGGAACACGATAATAATGGTTTATTGCCTATTCACATTGCATCACAGAAGGGATATGTGaaaatagtgaagaagataCTTGATGAATATCCTGACTCTAGGGAGTTGTTAACAGCAAAAAGAGAAAACATTCTTCACATTGCATCCAAATTCGGAAAGATTGGTGTTGTCGAGTACATTTTGAAAACTCCTTACTTTGGAGTTCTCATCAACCAGAAAGACAATAATGGGAACACGCCTCTTCATCTAGCAACTATGAATTGGTTTCCAAAAATAGTAAGTTGTTTGACATGGGAATCAAGCGTTGAGTTAAACATAGTCAATGATGATGGAATGACTGCTCTGGATATAGTCGAGGAATTTGGGGGGATATCGCCTTCATTTCGAAAG AGACTAACATGGATAGCTTTGAAAGCTGCAGGAGGAAAACCAAGCAGAGCTCCTAATAAATTGAATAACATGGATTCGATATTAATCCAAAATGATGGGGCTCAAAGTAGGGTGGATTACAAAGATAGGGTGAACACTCTTCTTTTGGTGTCTACATTGGTGGCAACTGTTACTTTTGCAGCCGGTTTCACCATGCCAGGGGGTTACAATAATACCCTATCCGACCCATTTTTAGGACAAGCGACCATGCTGAATAAACGGGCCTTTCAAACCTTTGTGATATGTGACGCCATAGCAATGTACAGTGCTGTAATTGTGGCGGTTACATTAATATGGGCTCAATTGGGTGATGTTCATCTGGTGTTTTCTTCTATATCCTTGGCTATGCCTCTATTGGGAGTGTCTTTGTTGGCGATGTCCACTGCATTTTTGGCTGGTGTATGGTTAGTAATTACCAAGCTCGGGTGGTTGTCACACCTCATTTTGATCATAGGAATTGTCTTCCTTTCTATTCTTTTAGCGCTTTACATACCTCTCATCGTGCCCACAACTTCCAAAAATTATGTCATTCGTTACATCTCATACTACTTCTTCTTCCAGCTTATGCTCATAGCTTCTGGTAGTAATGCTGCTGATGATGAAGAAGTGGAAGATGGAGCTGCATGA
- the LOC124924851 gene encoding E3 ubiquitin-protein ligase RMA1H1-like produces the protein MDNLFHDMEGSFETTKKASESETKQMMARNKGGLECNICLDLVHDPVVTLCGHLYCWACIYKWIIQYSQTNNNNNMNNNIISPASCCPVCKSEILLETSLVPLYSRGQTTKVAQQSNVDHLGLIVPKRPLRVTSSSSSSSTVTLEEAVFARIFGISRQIPNSYHHMSGSGDHTSSLPSLLETDKWFRRVCSFLCCFILVCLVLF, from the coding sequence ATGGATAACTTGTTTCATGACATGGAAGGATCATTCGAGACAACGAAAAAGGCGAGTGAATCCGAAACAAAGCAGATGATGGCTCGTAACAAGGGAGGTTTAGAGTGTAACATATGTCTTGATCTGGTCCATGACCCTGTGGTGACCCTGTGTGGTCATCTCTATTGCTGGGCTTGTATTTACAAATGGATCATCCAATATTCCcaaacaaacaacaacaacaacatgaataataatatcatttcaCCTGCATCATGTTGTCCGGTTTGCAAGTCGGAAATATTGTTGGAAACATCCCTAGTCCCACTCTACAGTCGGGGCCAAACCACAAAAGTAGCGCAGCAGTCAAATGTTGATCATTTGGGTCTCATTGTGCCAAAGAGACCACTAAGagtcacctcttcttcatcatcatcatctactgTCACTCTTGAAGAAGCTGTGTTTGCAAGGATTTTTGGGATTTCGAGACAAATACCTAATTCCTATCATCACATGTCGGGCAGTGGTGATCACACTAGTAGTTTGCCTAGTTTGTTGGAAACAGACAAATGGTTTAGGAGGGTTTGCAGTTTTCTATGTTGTTTCATATTGGTTTGCCTAGTTTTGTTCTAG
- the LOC124927908 gene encoding uncharacterized protein LOC124927908: MKKSGILAAAYVAAASATAVSSTPSSNSSKPPRSCEEDASSSNKRLEGSGSSSSSSEKFAPRFDGLRFIETLVTAHR; encoded by the exons ATGAAGAAATCGGGTATTCTGGCCGCCGCATACGTCGCCGCAGCTTCCGCCACCGCCGTCTCATCTACTCCGTCGTCAAACTCTTCCAAGCCGCCCAGATCTTGCGAG GAAGATGCGTCGTCTTCGAACAAGAGATTGGAAGGATctggatcttcttcttcttcatcggaGAAATTCGCGCCTCGATTCGATGGATTGAGATTCATTGAAACTCTCGTTACTGCACACAGATAA
- the LOC124924852 gene encoding protein SRC1-like — MSGIIHKIEEKLHGGGHEGETKHQTTSSDHKDHQNTGQHKDGMMENIKDKIHGSDSHNKGEKNKEKKKKEGHERGKGHGHDGGSSSSDSD; from the coding sequence ATGTCGGGAATAATCCATAAAATAGAGGAAAAACTTCATGGCGGAGGACACGAGGGAGAAACTAAGCATCAAACGACATCGAGCGACCATAAGGATCATCAAAACACCGGACAACATAAAGATGGGATGATGGAGAATATTAAGGATAAAATTCATGGCAGCGATAGTCATAACAAAGGcgagaaaaataaggaaaagaagaagaaggaaggacATGAACGCGGCAAGGGACATGGTCATGACGGTGGTAGTAGCAGCAGTGATAGCGATTAA